A genomic stretch from Vibrio coralliilyticus includes:
- a CDS encoding diacylglycerol kinase — protein MPQKTLHGFKRIKNATRYSCQGLKAAFQNEPAFREEVVLAALMIPTAFWLDVTQSERILLIATVMLVLIAELFNSAIEAVVDRIGQEQHELAGRAKDIGSAAVMITMLLTGYVWVEVLFF, from the coding sequence GTGCCGCAAAAAACACTTCATGGTTTTAAACGTATTAAAAATGCCACCCGTTACTCATGCCAAGGCTTAAAGGCCGCCTTTCAAAATGAACCTGCATTTCGAGAGGAAGTGGTACTTGCTGCGTTGATGATTCCCACGGCATTTTGGCTAGATGTCACTCAAAGTGAACGCATATTGCTGATTGCGACTGTGATGCTGGTTTTGATTGCTGAGTTATTTAATAGTGCGATTGAAGCTGTTGTTGATCGTATAGGTCAAGAGCAGCATGAGTTGGCTGGTAGAGCGAAAGATATTGGATCAGCTGCGGTTATGATCACTATGCTATTGACTGGTTACGTGTGGGTGGAAGTATTGTTTTTCTAG
- the glpG gene encoding rhomboid family intramembrane serine protease GlpG — MIRLISISNPRMAQAFIDYMASRRIDVKMMPEGSGQFALWLSDSQHQVEVEAELQHFLDNPSDSKYQAASWEMAETRTSQFSYQSPSMLSMVKAKAGPITLAVMLISVVIFTLQQFGAGQAVFSALHFPALAGQEWQLWRWVSHAVLHFSVVHIAFNLLWWWQLGGDIEQRLGAKKLLQLFLVSAALSGAGQYWVEGANFGGLSGVVYALVGYLWMLGYKAPQLGLNIPKPVIGFMLVWLVLGFVQPFMAIANTAHLVGLLSGVVLGLVDASRSRT; from the coding sequence ATGATAAGACTGATTTCGATTTCCAATCCGCGCATGGCACAAGCGTTCATTGATTATATGGCCTCGCGCCGTATTGATGTGAAAATGATGCCGGAAGGAAGTGGTCAGTTTGCACTGTGGCTCAGCGACTCTCAACATCAGGTGGAAGTCGAGGCTGAGCTACAGCACTTCCTCGATAATCCAAGTGATAGCAAATATCAAGCTGCTTCGTGGGAGATGGCAGAGACGCGCACCAGCCAATTTAGCTACCAGTCGCCGAGTATGTTGTCGATGGTCAAAGCCAAAGCAGGTCCGATAACATTAGCGGTTATGTTGATCAGTGTTGTGATTTTTACCTTGCAGCAGTTTGGCGCTGGGCAAGCAGTGTTTTCAGCGTTGCACTTTCCCGCACTCGCTGGACAAGAATGGCAGTTATGGCGCTGGGTCAGTCATGCGGTTTTGCATTTTTCTGTCGTACACATAGCGTTTAACTTGTTATGGTGGTGGCAGCTTGGTGGTGATATTGAACAGCGCCTAGGAGCGAAAAAGCTTTTACAGCTATTTTTGGTGTCGGCAGCGCTTTCTGGAGCAGGGCAATACTGGGTTGAAGGTGCAAACTTTGGTGGATTGTCAGGTGTCGTGTATGCCTTGGTTGGGTATTTATGGATGCTCGGATACAAAGCCCCTCAGCTTGGCTTGAACATACCTAAACCGGTTATTGGTTTCATGTTAGTGTGGCTGGTGTTGGGGTTTGTTCAGCCGTTTATGGCAATTGCTAATACAGCTCACCTGGTGGGGTTACTTTCTGGAGTTGTATTGGGCTTGGTTGATGCTAGCCGATCCAGAACATAA
- a CDS encoding class I SAM-dependent methyltransferase → MTAKQKASTHRYQIPANLLQPLWFRSRESLVDDGLVYDPIAASACQRCQLAPECLSGDVDQKQLLHATLTQICDEQVNHFISRNPDGWIINVGAGLDTRFYRVDNGRCHWLELDVTENLLWRQKLFHKSERYQHMCGNVDDLSWLDNLPVPEKSPVLIVCEHALLDCTEKQVGKFIQALGCHFDSARACVVLAGDLTASKLGQKTGAGRYNHGYASPGDATLNYLPWARWAKTFSPLDKHCGRWKLWQRWLTKFTSLKHRLTPVVVQLRW, encoded by the coding sequence ATGACTGCTAAGCAAAAAGCATCAACTCATCGCTATCAAATCCCGGCTAATCTGCTGCAGCCTCTCTGGTTTCGCAGCAGAGAAAGCTTGGTAGATGATGGCTTAGTATACGACCCGATCGCGGCAAGTGCATGTCAGCGCTGTCAGCTTGCGCCGGAATGTTTATCCGGTGACGTCGATCAGAAACAACTCCTTCACGCTACCCTGACTCAAATTTGTGATGAGCAGGTCAACCATTTTATCTCTCGTAATCCTGATGGTTGGATAATTAACGTTGGTGCTGGATTGGATACACGCTTTTACCGTGTTGATAACGGACGCTGCCACTGGCTTGAACTGGACGTGACGGAGAATTTACTCTGGCGGCAAAAACTCTTCCATAAAAGTGAGCGTTACCAGCATATGTGTGGCAACGTTGACGACTTATCTTGGCTAGATAATTTACCTGTCCCAGAAAAATCCCCTGTTTTGATCGTTTGTGAGCATGCTTTGCTTGATTGCACCGAAAAGCAGGTAGGCAAATTCATACAGGCGTTGGGTTGCCACTTCGATTCAGCCAGAGCGTGTGTAGTGCTTGCTGGTGATTTAACGGCCAGTAAGTTAGGCCAAAAGACGGGAGCAGGCCGTTACAACCATGGCTACGCTTCTCCCGGAGATGCAACACTGAACTATCTGCCTTGGGCTCGCTGGGCGAAAACCTTCTCACCGCTTGATAAACACTGTGGGCGCTGGAAATTGTGGCAACGCTGGCTGACTAAATTCACTTCTCTGAAGCACAGACTCACTCCCGTAGTAGTTCAGCTTCGTTGGTAA
- the plsB gene encoding glycerol-3-phosphate 1-O-acyltransferase PlsB, translating into MSSGQPLSSSLLKLPLSVMVKGTAIPSNPIEDHSIDVNKPIIYALPYRSSVDLITLQMQVIRLGLPDPLEPVEINGKSFQRYVFTSSRQTVMNSDQGVPNESIALFSDLLEQHKFDRELDVQVLPTTVLWGRKPGKESQQTPYLQSLNGPEKALAVLRSGRDCLVRISPVVSLRYMADSHGTDTAIAHKLARVARIHFSRQKLAASGPNLPNRQALFNRLMKSKAIEKVIEDEAKAKGISLDKARQEAHNIMDEIAADFSYSLVRNGDRLLSWLWNRIYQGLNINNASTVRKLAQDGHEIVYVPCHRSHMDYLLLSYVLYHEGMVPPHIAAGINLNFFPAGPLFRRGGAFFIRRSFKGNKLYSTIFREYLAELFSKGYSVEYFSEGGRSRTGRLLQAKTGMLAMTIQAMLRGLNRPVTLVPVYIGYEHVMEVSTYAKELRGKRKEKENAGLVLRTIRKLRNFGQGYVNFGEPIPLNQYLNENAPEWTQDIDPMGTTKPQWLNPVVNDLAIKMMTHINDAAATNALTLCATALLASRQRALSRDSLVKQIECYLSLLKNVPYSSTYTVPSEDAEALVKHAESLDKFVIESDTMGDIVSLDRNQSILMTYYRNNIIHLFAIPSLIAQMLIRHQQLNLEKIKANVALVYPFLKQELFLSIEEEQLGDVTEAYIEEIARLGLVVIDTEQNVSLKQGNTQVLMLLGRTITETLQRYSITLNLLTANPELGKADLEQKSQEIAQRLGRLHGINAPEFFDKGVFSSMFTTLKQQAYLDNEGNCDQEKSQILADLLYSMLYPEVRLTIKESICQVSEAV; encoded by the coding sequence ATGTCTTCCGGACAACCACTATCGAGTTCCTTACTAAAGCTGCCTTTGTCGGTGATGGTCAAAGGAACCGCGATTCCTTCAAATCCTATTGAAGATCATAGCATTGATGTAAACAAACCCATTATCTATGCCCTGCCTTATCGCTCAAGTGTCGATTTAATCACGCTACAAATGCAGGTCATTCGCTTAGGCTTACCAGATCCACTTGAACCCGTCGAGATCAATGGTAAGTCGTTCCAGCGTTATGTATTTACCTCTTCACGTCAAACTGTAATGAATAGCGACCAAGGTGTTCCTAACGAATCCATTGCGCTCTTCTCTGATTTACTAGAACAGCACAAATTTGACCGTGAACTGGACGTTCAAGTCCTTCCTACCACCGTGTTATGGGGTCGGAAACCAGGAAAAGAGTCACAGCAAACGCCTTACTTGCAGTCACTCAATGGCCCCGAAAAAGCGTTAGCTGTATTAAGATCAGGTCGAGATTGCTTGGTACGTATCAGCCCCGTAGTTTCTTTACGTTATATGGCAGACTCACACGGCACCGACACGGCGATAGCGCACAAGTTAGCCCGCGTCGCACGTATCCATTTCTCGCGGCAAAAGCTTGCGGCCTCTGGCCCTAACTTACCCAATCGTCAAGCGCTATTTAATCGTCTTATGAAGTCCAAAGCGATTGAGAAAGTAATTGAAGATGAGGCAAAAGCGAAGGGAATATCTCTTGATAAAGCGCGCCAAGAAGCTCACAACATCATGGATGAAATTGCTGCTGATTTTTCCTACTCTTTGGTCAGAAATGGCGATCGCCTACTGAGCTGGCTGTGGAACCGTATCTATCAGGGCTTAAACATAAACAATGCCTCAACCGTGCGTAAGCTAGCTCAAGACGGCCACGAGATTGTTTATGTTCCATGTCATCGCAGTCATATGGATTACTTACTGCTGTCTTACGTCTTGTACCATGAAGGCATGGTACCTCCGCATATCGCAGCAGGTATTAACCTCAATTTCTTCCCAGCCGGACCACTATTCCGTCGCGGTGGTGCGTTCTTTATTCGCCGTAGCTTTAAAGGCAATAAACTCTATTCGACCATTTTCCGTGAATACCTCGCAGAACTGTTCTCAAAAGGTTACTCGGTAGAGTACTTCAGTGAAGGCGGACGCTCACGTACTGGCCGACTGCTGCAGGCAAAAACTGGCATGTTGGCGATGACTATTCAAGCCATGTTACGTGGTCTCAACCGCCCAGTGACACTGGTGCCAGTATACATTGGTTATGAACACGTAATGGAAGTCAGCACCTACGCCAAGGAACTGCGTGGTAAGCGTAAAGAAAAAGAAAACGCTGGGCTGGTCCTACGAACAATTCGTAAGCTACGTAACTTCGGCCAGGGCTACGTGAACTTTGGTGAACCTATCCCTCTGAATCAATATCTCAATGAGAACGCGCCAGAATGGACACAAGACATAGACCCAATGGGTACAACCAAGCCACAATGGCTAAACCCTGTGGTCAATGACCTTGCGATTAAGATGATGACGCACATCAATGATGCCGCTGCAACTAACGCATTAACTTTGTGTGCTACCGCGCTGCTGGCTTCACGTCAACGCGCGTTGTCTCGCGACAGCTTAGTGAAACAAATCGAATGTTACCTCTCTTTACTCAAGAACGTGCCATATTCATCCACGTATACAGTGCCAAGTGAGGATGCAGAAGCGCTAGTCAAACATGCCGAGTCACTCGATAAGTTTGTGATTGAGTCAGATACCATGGGCGACATTGTCTCTCTTGATCGCAATCAGTCCATTCTGATGACTTACTATCGCAACAACATTATTCATTTGTTCGCAATTCCATCTCTCATCGCACAAATGCTGATCCGTCATCAGCAACTGAACCTGGAAAAAATCAAAGCCAATGTGGCCTTGGTTTACCCATTCTTAAAACAAGAGTTATTCCTGAGTATTGAAGAAGAGCAGCTTGGCGATGTTACCGAAGCCTACATCGAAGAGATTGCTCGTCTTGGATTGGTGGTGATTGATACGGAGCAAAACGTGTCACTTAAGCAGGGGAATACTCAGGTGCTGATGCTGCTAGGCCGCACGATCACAGAAACTTTGCAACGTTACTCAATCACTCTCAACTTGCTGACAGCCAACCCTGAGTTGGGTAAAGCGGATCTAGAGCAAAAGAGCCAAGAAATCGCACAACGTTTGGGACGTTTGCATGGTATCAACGCACCTGAGTTTTTTGATAAAGGTGTCTTCTCGTCCATGTTTACCACTCTCAAACAGCAAGCGTATTTGGACAATGAAGGCAACTGCGATCAGGAGAAAAGTCAGATACTTGCCGATCTTCTTTATTCGATGCTTTATCCCGAAGTGCGGTTGACAATAAAAGAAAGTATTTGTCAGGTAAGTGAAGCCGTGTGA
- a CDS encoding flagellar basal body-associated protein FliL produces the protein MIKRYLVQIFVALCVLASFPSMAEESGEPKLAYFTLEPDLTTNFYTQGKKLGYIQVRIDIMVANESDLAIIELHQPLIRDAVIELLGKQSSDTITSLAGREDLRKNLVEQLNSILLPETGRTIIADLLFTKYLYQ, from the coding sequence ATGATTAAACGTTACTTAGTCCAAATATTTGTCGCCTTGTGCGTCTTGGCCAGTTTTCCATCCATGGCAGAAGAAAGCGGAGAGCCGAAACTGGCGTACTTTACTCTTGAGCCAGATCTCACCACTAATTTCTATACCCAAGGCAAAAAGCTGGGCTACATTCAGGTTCGTATTGATATCATGGTGGCCAACGAAAGTGACTTAGCCATCATCGAGCTTCACCAGCCTTTGATTCGAGATGCGGTGATCGAGCTACTTGGCAAGCAGTCTTCAGATACGATCACCTCTTTAGCTGGTCGTGAAGACTTGCGTAAAAACTTAGTCGAGCAATTGAACTCGATTCTACTACCCGAAACAGGGCGCACCATTATTGCTGACTTGTTGTTTACCAAGTACCTCTATCAATAA
- a CDS encoding chorismate lyase: MNQSTSLYLSALRQVEWQDPDKFSFPTQSAENWLLEQGSLSRLLESHCQTLSVDLLHNKVVKAEKLTSQEIQLLAKEECLLRKVVLKGDKQPWVLGRTLIPQSSMDGQQYDLTRQGEIPLGLTVFNAENVHRDALQVGWAKTPDGEFLARRSRLWMNHKPMLVAELFLPTAPMYSKESV, encoded by the coding sequence ATGAATCAATCTACTTCGCTTTATTTATCTGCCCTTCGTCAGGTTGAATGGCAAGATCCTGATAAGTTTAGCTTTCCTACACAGAGTGCGGAAAATTGGTTGTTAGAACAGGGCTCATTGTCACGTTTATTGGAGTCCCACTGCCAAACGTTAAGTGTCGACTTATTGCACAACAAAGTGGTTAAAGCTGAGAAGCTCACGTCACAGGAGATTCAGTTACTGGCAAAAGAAGAATGTTTGCTGCGTAAAGTGGTCTTGAAAGGCGATAAGCAACCTTGGGTGTTGGGCAGAACCTTGATCCCACAGTCATCAATGGATGGTCAACAGTATGATCTGACCCGTCAGGGAGAGATCCCTCTGGGGCTCACGGTGTTTAATGCCGAAAATGTCCACCGTGATGCACTCCAAGTGGGCTGGGCAAAAACGCCCGATGGTGAGTTTCTTGCTCGTCGCTCTCGTTTATGGATGAACCACAAACCTATGCTAGTGGCAGAGCTGTTTTTGCCTACTGCACCAATGTACTCAAAGGAGAGCGTGTAA
- the lexA gene encoding transcriptional repressor LexA yields MKPLTPRQQQVFDLIKSKIDDTGMPPTRAEIARELGFRSANAAEEHLKALARKQAIEIIPGASRGIRILLEEAANDGLPLIGQVAAGEPILAQEHVEAHYQVDPAMFKPQADFLLRVNGESMKDIGIMDGDLLAVHKTQDVHDGQVVVARVDEDVTVKRLERKGSTVLLHAENEEFEPIKVDLTCQHLAIEGLAVGIIRNTDWM; encoded by the coding sequence ATGAAGCCGCTAACGCCACGCCAGCAACAAGTATTTGATCTGATAAAGAGTAAAATTGATGACACAGGCATGCCTCCAACGCGTGCCGAAATTGCCCGCGAGTTGGGTTTCCGCTCTGCGAATGCTGCTGAAGAGCACCTGAAAGCTCTCGCGCGTAAGCAAGCCATTGAGATTATCCCTGGTGCCTCCCGTGGGATTCGTATCTTGCTAGAAGAGGCGGCTAATGATGGCTTGCCTTTGATTGGTCAGGTTGCCGCGGGTGAACCCATTTTGGCTCAGGAACATGTCGAGGCGCACTATCAGGTTGACCCTGCTATGTTCAAACCACAAGCAGACTTTCTACTGCGTGTGAACGGCGAAAGTATGAAAGATATTGGCATTATGGACGGGGACCTGCTTGCTGTGCATAAGACACAAGATGTTCATGACGGACAGGTTGTGGTCGCTCGGGTAGATGAAGATGTGACAGTGAAGCGATTGGAGCGTAAAGGTTCAACCGTGTTGCTGCATGCTGAAAATGAAGAGTTTGAGCCGATTAAAGTTGACCTAACTTGTCAGCACCTTGCAATTGAGGGCTTGGCGGTAGGTATTATCCGCAATACAGATTGGATGTAA